A genome region from Ctenopharyngodon idella isolate HZGC_01 chromosome 5, HZGC01, whole genome shotgun sequence includes the following:
- the selplg gene encoding P-selectin glycoprotein ligand 1, translating to MMAMVTNRLGCLSVLVLLLTLSSFVTSRYLRTKREISHNTTSLNSNDTHSTTNVAEAQNTSSTTLETLKASSALHTAEVTTVTPDLYISTTTDYHHTPDLNHTQQKYTAGTENLTVHQHTDNESTLHTQLPTISNSNGTGHISQAGSSAPTLPASLEPGKVTEKQMTTATMKMSTETRRRTTAAISMTTRKSTTSTHSCSTASSHEGGLVSRCLIAIASMAALTTIFIISTICLATKLSTYRYRHKAHLLQETEMVCISALMNDTDHPVPKPRRHPKSNGALIPNTEDGDPDGDNLTLNSFLPDTEGPL from the exons ATG atggCGATGGTGACTAACAGACTTGGGTGTTTATCAGTTCTTGTTTTGCTGCTGACTTTGAGTAGTTTTGTGACATCAAGATATCTTAGGACGAAAAGGGAAATTAGTCACAACACAACATCGCTAAACAGCAACGACACGCACAGTACAACAAATGTAGCTGAAGCCCAGAATACAAGTAGCACCACTCTGGAAACTTTAAAGGCTTCAAGTGCATTACATACAGCAGAAGTGACAACTGTAACACCGGATTTATATATCTCTACAACTACAGATTACCATCATACACCAGATTTGAACCACACCCAACAGAAGTACACTGCAGGAACCGAGAACCTGACAGTCCACCAGCACACAGATAATGAGAGTACTTTGCACACCCAACTTCCCACAATAAGTAATAGCAATGGTACTGGACACATTTCACAAGCAGGAAGTTCTGCCCCCACGCTTCCTGCATCATTGGAGCCCGGTAAGgtaacagaaaagcaaatgacaACAGCCACTATGAAGATGTCTACAGAAACGAGAAGACGTACCACTGCAGCTATCTCAATGACCACTAGAAAATCAACCACATCAACCCACTCATGTTCCACTGCCTCTTCTCATGAGGGCGGACTTGTGAGTCGCTGCCTCATCGCCATCGCCTCGATGGCTGCGCTGACGACCATCTTCATCATTAGCACCATCTGCCTGGCTACAAAACTTTCGACATACAGATACAGGCACAAGGCACATCTTCTCCAGGAGACTGAGATGGTCTGCATTTCTGCCCTTATGAATGATACCGATCACCCTGTTCCAAAGCCAAGACGACACCCTAAAAGTAATGGAGCACTGATCCCGAATACTGAGGATGGAGATCCTGACGGAGATAATCTTACTCTAAACAGCTTTCTTCCTGATACCGAGGGCCCTCTTTAG
- the iscu gene encoding iron-sulfur cluster assembly enzyme ISCU isoform X2 has translation MWSCFLLKVVDHYENPRNVGSLDKNAKNVGTGLVGAPACGDVMKLQIQVDENGKIIDARFKTFGCGSAIASSSLATEWVKGKSIDEALKIKNTEIAKELCLPPVKLHCSMLAEDAIKAALADYRLKQKDKETKAEARN, from the exons ATGTGGTCATGCTTTTTACTGAAGGTGGTAGACCACTATGAAAACCCTAGAAATGTTGGTTCCCTGGACAAGAATGCCAAGAATGTGGGCACTGGTTTGGTAGGCGCACCTGCATGCGGGGATGTAATGAAACTACAG ATTCAGGTGGATGAGAATGGAAAGATAATAGATGCCAGATTCAAAACATTTGGCTGTGGCTCAGCCATTGCTTCCAGCTCACTGGCCACAGAGTGGGTGAAGGGGAAATCG ATTGATGAAGCCCTGAAAATCAAAAACACAGAGATTGCCAAAGAACTTTGTCTACCACCAGTCAAACTACATTGCTCTA TGCTTGCAGAAGATGCTATCAAGGCTGCATTAGCAGACTACAGGCTCAAACAGAAGGACAAGGAGACGAAGGCAGAAGCTCGAAATTAA
- the iscu gene encoding iron-sulfur cluster assembly enzyme ISCU isoform X1 has product MALAAAAKRCASSAIFNRSLSLPELKSAYSYHKKVVDHYENPRNVGSLDKNAKNVGTGLVGAPACGDVMKLQIQVDENGKIIDARFKTFGCGSAIASSSLATEWVKGKSIDEALKIKNTEIAKELCLPPVKLHCSMLAEDAIKAALADYRLKQKDKETKAEARN; this is encoded by the exons ATGGCGTTAGCAGCGGCAGCCAAGCGCTGTGCATCCTCTGCAATTTTCAATAGATCATTGTCATTACCCGAGCTCAAATCCGCCTACTCTTATCATAAAAAG GTGGTAGACCACTATGAAAACCCTAGAAATGTTGGTTCCCTGGACAAGAATGCCAAGAATGTGGGCACTGGTTTGGTAGGCGCACCTGCATGCGGGGATGTAATGAAACTACAG ATTCAGGTGGATGAGAATGGAAAGATAATAGATGCCAGATTCAAAACATTTGGCTGTGGCTCAGCCATTGCTTCCAGCTCACTGGCCACAGAGTGGGTGAAGGGGAAATCG ATTGATGAAGCCCTGAAAATCAAAAACACAGAGATTGCCAAAGAACTTTGTCTACCACCAGTCAAACTACATTGCTCTA TGCTTGCAGAAGATGCTATCAAGGCTGCATTAGCAGACTACAGGCTCAAACAGAAGGACAAGGAGACGAAGGCAGAAGCTCGAAATTAA
- the tmem119a gene encoding transmembrane protein 119 produces MSLSLRFVCLLLTALWGSVCFAKPAPFNVSMEGSGDEPELIFPIARTTHIPPSPSPSPNITATFIRIKDFIFNQVVDFLKENLLLIIVVTSLLVVIIFIVCCASAMSHKRKLEAYYPPKTYAPRKYMSQPSKATEKPHNQVQDGKTTAAKTLREPTKALVGEKEGKDPRPKPKEVQKVEDVEEVEMQKDEPKKKEEPQPTTSNATSSQPVVCTCHLRKANHSTA; encoded by the coding sequence ATGTCACTCTCTTTGCGCTTTGTCTGTTTGCTCCTGACTGCTCTCTGGGGCAGCGTTTGCTTCGCCAAGCCTGCCCCGTTCAACGTTTCCATGGAGGGCAGCGGGGACGAACCCGAACTCATCTTCCCCATTGCTCGTACCACTCACATTCCCCCATCACCCTCGCCATCTCCCAACATAACGGCCACGTTCATTCGCATCAAAGACTTCATCTTCAACCAGGTGGTGGACTTCCTGAAGGAGAACTTGCTCCTCATCATTGTCGTGACCTCTCTGTTGGTAGTTATCATTTTCATCGTCTGCTGTGCTTCAGCAATGAGCCACAAACGCAAGCTCGAGGCCTACTATCCTCCGAAGACCTACGCACCCAGGAAATACATGAGCCAACCTAGTAAAGCAACGGAAAAACCTCATAACCAGGTCCAGGATGGCAAGACAACTGCTGCAAAGACCCTACGAGAACCTACTAAAGCATTGGTGGGGGAGAAGGAAGGAAAAGACCCCCGGCCCAAGCCGAAAGAGGTCCAAAAGGTGGAGGATGTTGAAGAGGTGGAGATGCAGAAAGATGAGCCCAAGAAGAAAGAGGAGCCTCAGCCAACCACCTCAAATGCCACCTCCAGTCAGCCAGTGGTCTGTACGTGTCACCTCAGAAAGGCCAATCACAGCACAGCGTGA